ctccagcagggccccaCTCATCCTCCTCACCTCCATCCTCCCATCCATCCTCAATCAAGCCCTTCCTTTGGGGCTGCAGTTGGTTCTGGCTCAAcccccagagctgagcactgggatcaGGATATCGCGGAAGGAGCTGTGCCTCCTTGCAGCACCCTGCATCAGCTCAACAACATTGATCACTTGGGTACCAACTCCCCCAAGCACAGCTCATCAGTTCCCCCATGGCCACCGGGAGCCTCCGTGCTGTGCCGTGCCATGGTCAGCAGCCCCACTCCCAGGGCTTTGGCTGCCAGCACACGTCCCCCGGGGCCGGGACTTGTGATCTCTTTAATTGCACACAGGAGAGCTGCTTAGGTTCCAGATTAACTGGAGCTATTTCTGCCACAGTCAGGGGGACACGTGAACTGTGACCTTCACACTGATGGgtaaaagaggaggaggaggaggaggaagacgCAGCCCCACTTGGACATcctcagcctggccagggcccCCAGCACTGTGCCTGGGGCACCTAATCTTGATCTTTGTTTGCGGCTCTTTGTTATGGTCTCAAATGAGGGCCCTGTGACCAGGGTCACTCACTGCTGTGCGGGGTCTGCACAGTGTGGTGAGCTGGAGAGCAGGGGTCATCTTGGTTCCCTTCAGCTCAACCTAATCCCAGCTGTGTGGATTCAGCCTTGCCCAAGTTGGGGAGCAGATAATTCCCCTCCCCAAAACAATGGGGAGATGGACAGAGCCCACATCTCTTCCCACGCTCACACTGTGCTCCAAACCAAGCACCAGGGAAGGAAGCAGAGTTCAAAATAACTGGGAAATGAAAAAAGtgtagcaaaagaaaaaagtgtttttcctgTGTAGCAAATCGCCAAAGGCTCATCTCATCTCCTCATCCCACCATCTCTCCAGGTCTGTGTGAAGCACAGCTCAAACTGTCACTtccagagggacaggacaccaGTGGATGGCGGAGAGCTATGGCGTCTGGCTTCACCCTCGGTCCCAATGGACAATGCCCTGGAGTGTCCTGCCTTCCCAGGGAAGGGCCATGGGGTTTCCTGCATCCACAGGCTCTGGGGGGAGCCTTGGTGCAGCCAGAGcctccagcagcctggcccCAGTGAAGCCACATTACTTTCCCAACTTCACCTGTGCccaggtgctggcagagcttCCAGGTGCCTCTGGCACGgtcccagctctgtctctggcactgcacagcacagccaccttaCATAAACAAtcacagcaggcactgctgattTCCCAAAGCCCCTCAGAGCTCCAGGTCTTCCTCCCCTGATCCGGATTAAGCAGCATGGATGGCATTAATCAGGAGACAGGCACCTCCACGCTTGCCAGGAATTACTGCCGTGCTGTTAAGTAAcgggaggcagcagcactggtgggACTGGGGCTCCAGCAGGATGGGTGTCAaacctgccacctctgtgtccccacggcaggtgctgggcagagctgcacccGCTGCTGTGTGACCAGAACACCAGCCCAAAATTAGCTGGGTGGCCCAACTTCTCACTGGCCCAGCCACAGGTTCCTGTCGAGGCTGAGAACCCAGGAGAAAGCCTCACAGGGGGCTTTGGCATATCTCTGctggagggctggggcagcaggtgGTGGGAACAGTCCCTTAGCTttggctgcagggatgtgcagtGGTGCCAAGGGTGGGGAACAGTCAGGAGCATGGCTAGGCACAGCactccatcctcatcctcatccttatcctcatcctcctccagcAGGAATCTGCTTCTCCATCTAtcccctgagcagccctggagctgccaggctccaggacagcagaCGGTGGCTGCTGCTCATCTGTAATTAATTGCTGCTAATCACCCTGGCAGCTCGAGCCACCACGCGCGTGTGggccagctccctcccagccacGAGGAGTAAAACCTCGACCCACTATGCTGTCCGAACCCTATCCTGCTGGGAAAAGTCTCCCTCCTTCCCGAcccctttccctggagctcctggacCCGAATTCCCTCCCAcctgctggcagggcacacACAGGTGTGGTGACATGAGTGCCACTGTGGGTGCacggtgccagcagcagctccgtCCCTCTCTGCCAAGGGCAGAGCTTGGCCCCAGCGCGGGCAGCTCACGCCCTGCCCTCCACCCCAAACATATTTCAGGAGCTTTCTGCCGTCCTGCGCCACTGGCGGTGCCTTCTCCCAGGGTTCTGCCCATCCCTCATCCCCGAGGAGGGTGTGGAGGGAGCAGGTGGAGGCAGAGCGCTCTGCGGGAGTGTCCCCGGTGTCGCCGCCGTGCCGAGCCCCCGAGGCCGCTGCCTTGCCCCGGTagcggggctggaggaggggcgAGGAGGCCGCTCCGGGGCAGGGGAGAGCGGGGCGCACAGAAGGAGGAAGAGCGCGGCCGCCGCGGTGCCGAGCGAGCAGCACCGAGCGGGGAGGGCCGGCCGCGGGACGGGAGCCGAGGGCATCGCGGAGGGCGCTGCGTGACCCCGAGCTGCCGCCCCGATGGGCAGCGTGGCGGGCAGGGGACCGGTGTGACCCACCTGGGGAAGCCCAAAAGCTCGGCTTGCTGCGCCACGGGAGCCCACAGGAGCCACGGGAGGCCCGCACGGCGTCTGTGAGGGACGGTGAGTCGTGCGGTGAGGTCGGACCCCTTGGGTACCACCAGCATGGCCTGTACTCGCTGTGCACCACGGCAGGATGGTGGCCCAGGGCTACTTCTCCTGTGACCCCCCCTAACAGGAGAGATGCGCTCTCTGATCTGTCCCCGTGTTCTCTGCAGGCTGGAGCCTCTGTGATGAGGATCATCCTGACCTCCAGCCTCCACCAGCTGCCCCCCTGGTGCTCCTGCCACGCTGCCTGGCCGCAGGGTACCCCATCCCCATGAGCATCACTTCGGTGGCTCCGTGTCACCCCCTGGGACCTGCAGCCTGCACCACGCTCGGGTACCGGGGGCCGGTGTCCCCTCGCCACTCCCCCCCTCACCCGCCCCAGCAGCCGCTGTgactgccagcagcccctgctgagcTGGATGTGGTGCTGGGACGGGGACACGGCTCTGCAGGATGGTGGCAGCAGGGTGGTACCACGGCGACATCAGCCAGGTGGTGGccgaggagctgctggccaaggctgggcgGGACGGCTCCTTCCTGGTGCGGGACAGCGAGTCAGTGAAGGGGGCATATGCCCTGTGCCTCCTGTgagtccctgccctgcctctccGTGTGTGGCTTCTGTCTCTTGTCCCTTGTCTGCCTCCCTctgtgcctctccctgctccaggcactgccaaAACCTCATGGAAGAGCCTTCTGCAGGGATGCGAGTGGAATGAGCAGGGTGGCAGCTCCCTGGCACCGGGGTTTTGAGTGATCTCCGAGTCAGGGCTGTGGAGCTGTGTCCTTGCGAGCAGGATGAAGGTTgggccagcagccctgcccagcagcatgGCTGCTGAATGCATAACCTCAAACCCAGAGCACACTGAGATGTTTTGGGCTGCCTGCTGGCCTGTGAGCATCTCCCAtgctggggctctggggctaCAGTCCCCACCATGGGGCCTCTTGCCATCCTTGCTCTTGGAACCAGGGGTTCCAAgacagcactgctgagagcacTTGCTGCCTGcacccttcctgctgcctgcacccttcctgctctgcacccTTCCTGCCTGCTTGTCACACATCTGTGTGGGCAGGTTTGGCAGGATGCACCCCCTTTCCTTCACTGGCCTGGCCCTTTGTGTGGGACAAATTGCAAATTCAGACACTGGTCGTGCAGGGCACGAGCCAGAGCccaggctggtggcacaggacggtggcacaggcagggatgtgctgtggCCCCACAGGCAGCCTAGCAAAGGCTCTGTCTGGCCACAAGCCATGGAGCCACGCTGCTGGGGGTACCCCAGTGAGCACAGTCATGGCTGTCCTGTGCAGTTTGGAAGCAGGAGGACACTGCACATCCTCTCACAGACCCCGAACTGAGGGTGATGATTTATTTCTAGAAATGCTCGCTCAGTTCCTCTCTCTGCAGAGGGCATGGGGTGTTTGTCTCAGGGCTGGGCCCCCAGTGCTGCCGCAGTGCCGCGGGCAGGGGAATGGGGGCCCTCACCTGCTCTCTCCAGGTTCCAGAAGCACGTCTACACCTACCGCATCCTCCCCGATGACGAGGGGCTGCTCTCCGTGCAGGTGGGTGAGCAGGGGGtgcaccccctgccctgggcgGTGCCTCGGAGCTGGGCGTGGGCGGgatgcagctgtgcagggcccGTCCTGCTCCCCGGTGAGGTGGCATCAGcctgtggtttgttttctgcacGAGCTGCAGGATGCAGGCGCTTTGCAGCCGCTCCAGCTCGGGGCCATCAGAGGCTGCCTCcgcacagcacagcacatccTGACACTGTCCCTTCCTGCCACACACTCTGTCACAGCCTGGCCACACAGAGCCAGCCCCATGGCGCCTGTCCCCACGGGGTCTAAGCTGCCCTGGATTCGATGTCCCCTTGGGGTTTCTCCTGGTACCCAGatctctgcagctgccctttCTGCCCCTCAAATAGAGCATCCTGGGTGTGCACAGCAAATCCCCATCTGCTGAAGGAGGCTGATGTCTCCGTGCTCTTCCATGCTCGTTACCCCATGGGTCTGGTGTCCAGCTGGCCCTTTCAACTCGCCACGGGCACGCTCTGAGGGACAGACCCACTGGACAgactggggctgccctggcagaggaggggatgTGACggtgcttcccctgctctgcctccccagaCCATCCAGGGCATCCAAGCCAAGTGTTTCCGCACCCTCCCCGACCTGATCGGTGCCTACCAGCACCCCAACAACGGGCTGGTGACCTCCCTGCTGCACCCCGTGCACCGGCAGAGGCCGGCCGAGGACTCGGGTGAGCCGGGGAGGGGccgggagctgtgccaggctggcagcgGGGCAAGTCCCGCTGAGCTGGCGACTCTGCCCACAGACGGGGAGGATGCCCGAGGCTGGGGGCACACAGTGCCGTGtgccggcgctgcccccgccaGCAGGAcccacatcccacagcagctgcaccagaggctgcaggagcaggtcCACAGCAGGTAATGAACCCCTGCCCGCCCCAGGCGATGGATGGTCATGCCCGGTGGGAATCTTTATGTCCcacccctctcccagccctgccagtgaCTTCATGGGCTTCATGGCCGAGTACCTGACCCACCACGTGCAGGACCTGGAGGCTCTGTGCCaagggcacccacagctgcgGCACCTCAGCACCGCGCTCGCCACTGCCTGCCGGGCACTGCACGGGTCAGTGGCCTGTGGACGGTGGGGCTGGAGCGGGGCCATGGCCTGTGGCCACCCACCTTGTCACCATCCCCTTTGGGTGGCGGAGTGTGGCATCAAGGCACAGGGAGCGCCCACACCGCCCCTCGCCCGCTCTCTCCTCCCCTGCAGTGAGATCGACTTCACGCTGGCGGGTCTGGAGACCCTGGCCAGGGTGTTCGATGCCCCTGCGTCCCCTCGCAGCCCGGCCAGGGAGCAGGTGAGTGCCCCCACAATGCCCAGGGACCTCTACATCTTGTGGTGCAGCCCAGAGCCACAGAGAGGAATCCAGTGCCACTGTGCTGTTCCAAAATTATCCATCCTCCCCTTCAGGGTTTCCTGAGCAGTGATCcagacctggagctgctccttaACAAGATCTCCACTGTCAACCACCTCCTCTCTTCGCTGGAGAAGAAGGTGCCGGACCCCAGTCACGGTGCAGGGGGAGGCACAGCTACCTCTTCCCTAAATTAACCCCTCTGTCAAACCAAGCTctggtggcagcacagcccagggctcccagttggtccagtgtccccagcacacTGCCCATCTCTCTGCCAGGTGCTGAAGTCGCTGCAGGAGATGGTGTCAAGGCACaacctggcactgcccagggtaGATGTGTCacccctgccagctgccaggCCCCTGGCCGTGCAGAACTTCGAGGTGAGGCAGGGGACACGGAGGGACCCCGTGttactgctgggcagggcaggtttggggacaACTCCAGAGCCATGTCCCTGCGTGCAGGTGAAGGTGGGCAAGTCCCAGCGTGTGGCCCTGACGGTGGATGTGGAGTCAGGGACAGTGACTGTCGCCAAGCGGGGCAGCGGCTCCCCGGAGGAGGTGATCCCACAGGATAAAAGTAAGGGGCTGCTGCACTTCTGCTGACTGTCAATGGGATTCTTTGGGGCTGTAGGGTTCCCTGTCATAGCCTGATGCCCCAAGGATGGGCCACGTGCCCTATCACACCCCAGCCCCCATCCCACACTGCCCCGTGGTGGGAGGCGGGGGCCACCATTGCCCCCTGACCTGCATGCTCAGTCCTGCAGCTGATCAAGTACCAGAGTGTGCAGAGCAAGGTGAGGCTGGTGTGCGCCCGCGAGAACCAGAAGAGCCTGAGCAAGGACTTCATCTTCCCCAGCGCGCGGGTGAGCGGCACCGGCCATGCCCACAGCACGTCCTGTGAGATGAGGAGGCCCTTGGGAATATGGGAAGCAGCAAACCAGTGGTCTCAGGATTGAGACCACCACTGCAATCTGGGGGTATTGTCCACCTGATCCTGGGGTGCTGTGCCCCCCATCTCTCTAAGACACTCTCATCACCCTGCAGAAGAGAGAGGCTTTttgccagctgctgcagctgatgaAGATCCAGCACTCCAACCTAGATGAGCCTGAGATCATCTCGGTTTATGTTGGGACGTGGAACATGGGTAAGGGGCCAGGGGAAGGTGGGCTTGTCCTGGGAGGTTGTTGTGGCTCTTTGTGAGCCTGGCTGGGTTTTTGGAGGTGTCTCAGGAAACCTCAGGTCTGAGGCTGTCAGTttgaggaggaggctggagaaaacgcCAGTCTGGCTGCCATGGGCTTTATCTGTCCTGTCATGGAGGGTGTTGGGGAGACAGAGGAACAGGGATATCACCAGAGTTTTGGGCTGTAAATCCCAGCAGCAGTCTGGGATGCACACGGCTGATCCATGGGGTTGGCACACTGCTTCCtacccctggcagctcctggagactggcagggcctgggctggagaggagcttgGGCACCTGACTCATCCCCCCTGTATGACCcgtgtccctgcctgcaggtaGCACGCCCCCACCCCGCTCTCTGGCCTCCTGGCTGACCTCGAGGGGCTTGGGGCGTGCACAGGACGAGACCACGGCCTGCATCCCCCACGACATCTATGTCATCGGCACCCAGGAGAACTCCCTGGGCGACCGCGAGTGGGTCGAGTTCCTCTGCGCCTCCCTCAAGACCCTCATGGCCGTCGACTACCGAGTGGTAACAGCCAGGCCCCCGACAGGCCTGGGGGGCTGCGCACCAGCAGCCATCGCCCCACAACCCATACCCCAACCAGCAGGCCCGCCCCCACCCCAAATCAGCCCAGGGAACATCCTGTGCCCCACAGACTCCATGAGTGCCGTCCCCAGGAATCAGGGATGGGCTGCTGACATACCTGCGTGTCCAGCCCCATCCTCCGTGGCCGTGGGGCAGGGCGGGGCCCAGGCAGGCTCACCCCCTGCTCCACCACAGgtggccctgcagtgcctgtggaGCATCAAGATCGTGGTGCTGGTGAAGCCGGAGCATCAGCGGCGCATCAGCCACGTCCACACCTCCAGCGTGAAAACCGGGATCGCCAACACGCTGGGTAGCGAGAGGGTGGGGCAGGGAGATGGTCCCgagggaggggacagcctgAGCGCCAGGACAGGACTTGTGGGCTCCCCCAGAGCTCAGTGGTGCCACATCTCTGCAGGGAACAAGGGAGCTGTGGGTGTCTCCTTTCTTTTCAATGGGACCTCCTTTGGCTTTGTCAACTGCCACCTGGCCTCTGGCAGTGAGAAGACCCACAGGTgatgcagggatggggaggatggGGCTACCCTGGGGGGTGGGTGTCTCAGGAGGATGGAGAAGGAGGGCCTGTTGGGCTGCCTCCATCCCCAGCTGAATGAGAGTGAGTAGTCCCCGGGGTGGCTCATATgatgctgctgtcccctctgcaggcGTAACCAGAACTACAGTGACATCCTGCACTCCCTGGCTCTGGGGGACAAACATCTGGTGGGCTTTGACCTCACCCTGCGCTTCACCCACCTCTTCTGGTTTGGGGACCTCAACTACCGCCTGGACATGGATGTGCAGGTGGGATCCTGCAGGTGCCaggccagggacagcagggagagaagggcCCAGGGAGTCACTGTCCCTTCCCCACCACAGGACATCCTCACCCACATAGTCAAGAAGGAGTTTCAAGCCCTCCTGGCTGTTGACCAGCTCAACCTGGAGCGGGAGAAGAACAAGGTGTTCCTGCAGTTCAGTGAGTGTGGGGACAagggtgctgctcctcctgctgagACAGCGGCACCAGGGTCCCCACAACCCTCCTGTGTCACCCTCAGCTCTTGGGGGTCCCCTCTAgtggcactgccctgcacaAAGTGCCCAGAGCCTGGGGACCTTGGTGAGCACTGGGCCAGGGGTGCCAGCCATCAGAATGAGCCTCCCATGGGGAGCACGATACCCCATTGGGACTGGCAGGGACCATGGCCCCCACACCACCTATGTATCCTGATTCCAGGTGAGGGTGAcatctccttccctcccacGTACCGCTACGAGAGGGGCACCCGGGACACCTATGTGTGGCAGAAGTCCAAGCCCACGGGGGTGAGTTCCAGAGGCCTCCCTCCAAGCAGGacactctggggacagggacagcagggtgcTGACGGGGCTGCATAGTGGTGCTCAAtacccacagctccagcagcctgtTCCCTACCAAAACAAGATCTgggcaggaagaaaaacacttttgGGGTGCTAGGAAGCTCTTCTGAGCAGGGGGACCCAGACCCGAGAGGCTGCTgatccagctgcttttcctgtttttagaTGCGGATCAATGTCCCCTCGTGGTGTGACCGCATCCTGTGGAAGTCACACCCGGAGACCCACGTGGTCTGTAACTCCTACGGTGAGTGAGACCatggggacagagcagccagagggggCCAGTGCTGCCCAGGATGCCAGGGCTTTGggaccctgccccagctgcctctcctgccaTCCAGGCTGCACCGATGACATAGTGACCAGTGACCACTCGCCTGTCTTCGCCACCTTTGAGGTGGGAGTGACGTCGCAGTTTGTGCCCAAGGAAGGTAAGAGCTGGGTTCTGTCACCCcttgggctgggtttggggtgagCCCTGGCACACCCTgacctgccaggacctgtctgcagctcctggctccagccctgagGCGCTGGCCTGCATCGAGTGGGAGAGCATCGAGGTGATGCTGAAAACCACGAGCCGCAGCAAGTGCTACATCGAGTTCCACTCCTACTGCCTGGAGGGTGAGGGGGTGCCTGGGGTGTtgggggtggctgtgggggTCACCTagcctggctggagctgtgtgcccctctctcccctccagAGATGCAGCGGAGTGGGGAGAACACCTTCCAGAACTGTGACATCCCTGGGTTCCTCAAGCTGGGCTGGTCCTCCAAGCATCTGCCTGTGGTGCGCAGCCCTGGAGCATCCTCATCCCCATCTGTACCCTGAGCCCCaaagggagctggagctgtcacCACCCCCCAGGACAGagcctccctgtgccccctACCCCGTGGCAGCCCCCCTAAGCCCCCCTCTCTGTGCACAGCTGAACCCCATCCTGCCCGACCTGGAGTACCTGGGGGACCAGCACTTGCTCCTCAGCATCAAAGGCGTGGAGAGCTGCGAGTCCTTTGGTACGTGGGGATGGTGGGGCCACCATGGTGGCACGGGGGTGCCAAGCACAGCCCCCTCCAGGTTGCAGCCTGCTGTGTGTGAGGTTGGTAGGAGGGACCCTGGCACCCACTATGCTCCGGGTGCTGCTGCTCACGGGGGACTCCCGTGTCCCCCGAGCCCCGGGGGCTGACGTTGTGCCCGCAGGAGAGTGCTGCCTTGCCCTGAGATCAGCGATCGGCACCACGCCCCAGCAGTTCGAGACCTTCCTGTTCCACCGTGGCGAGGAGACGGGCTCCGTGCGCGGCTGGATGCGGGTCCGGGTGCCGCGGGGCCGGTGCGGCACCCGCGAGAGGCTCTACGGTAACGCACGCAGCCCCCTCCCGGTGCCCTGGGCTCGGGGACATCCTGGGCCAAGTTGCCCTCTGGCTCCCGGCCGTGGGGTGAGCCCAGACCTCGTTGCCTTTGCAGAGTGGATCAGCtttgaggaggaggatgctgagcCGGCGGCGGAGCCCCCGATGTGCCCCAAGATACCGCCGCAGCGCCTCAGGTACCCCAGGCGGGCTCAGCGGTGCCGGAGCCCCAGTGGCGGGATGCTGAGCCCTTTCCCTCTTCGTGTTTCGAAGGAGCCGCCCCCGCAGCCTCCCGGAGCCGGCCACCGGCTACACCAACCCTGCCTACTTCATCTTTGAGGGAGTGCCCAACGCGTGGGCCCCGGCCCCCGGAGAAGCCGCCAGGAAGCAGGCAGAGGGCCCGGTCGGGGGCCAGCCGTGCCGGAGCCCCGCTGGACCGCGGGTCCCGTTGCCCTCAGAGGAGGAGCCGTGGTGTGGCCGGCCCCTCTGCGGGCCACCGAGCCCGTCCCGTGGGCACCCACTCAGCCCCCACAGAGCGGGACACCCCAAGAGGCCCAAGTCGGCCGTCCTGGCAAGAGACGCGGTGGGGCTGGGCGACTGCTCGCTGTACGTGGCCACTCACCTGAGCCAGCTGGACCAGGTGTCACCGCAGTGCaggggggacaggcaggagctcCCGCTGCGCCAGACCCACCACGCCCTggagccgccgccgcggccCTGCCGGGAAGGGCCGAGGCCACTCGGGAAGCGAGGAGCGCTGGGTGCTTCGGACCTGGAGGCTCAGCCTCCTCTGCCCGCCGACCTGCAGCCTGCCAGGATGTAGCgacagctgtgcccagccctgtgccctcggcagcagctccctcctgctcagccctgctcagacGGTGCTCCCGGAGgcctttccctgcagcacagctcccgAAACCGCTGCGCTCCCTTTGCTATCACTATCCAGAATAAAGTGTCAGGGACTGGGTCCGTGTCTGCACACCTGCTTCTGCCAAAGGGCAAGGAGAAAAAGTGCCGAGCCAGATGGGGAAAACACCGGCCCCCGGTGTCCTGGATGCTCCAAGGCATTGCCCCCTCCTCTTCCCGCTCCATGGGAACACTGCGCAATCCCAGCCCTCCAGGCTGCCCTTGCCCATCGCAAAGCTGACTGGTGTCACAGCTCTTGACCCCCGCTCCCCTCTGCCCGCACAGGGAGATGGGCACACCCTCAAAAACACGGGGACTCCGCCATCCGGCGGTGTCCTGGCCGTGCGACACGCGAGGTGGCCCCGGTTTTGGGAACACGATGCCCGGGCTGGCCTCAAGGTGGCAGTGGCCACCTTTGTCCTCAGGATTGcccagcggggctgggggccaGCGGGACAACGCCGCTGGCTGCGGGACCCCGGCACCCACCGGGCAggggggctgtcctggggcGGGCTAGGGGCCCCGCGCCCCAGGAATAGGGGCTACGACCCTCTTGCCTGAGGGGTCGTCCCTATGAGTGAGGGGCCGTGGTCCCCATGGGCAGAGAGACACAACCCAGGGGTGAGGGACGATGGACCTTCTGGTTGAGTGACCATGGTCCCCATGGGTGGAGGGATGTGGTCGCCATGGGCGAGGGGACACGGTGCCCTCATGGATGTGGGGTTATGCCCTCGTGGTTGAGGGGCCGCGGTGCTCTTGGGGAAAGggctgtgaccccatgggaGAGGCCACCTTGCCCCAggtcctggggctgcaggtggctcAAAGCCTGTGAAGGCAACAGAGGGATGGGAGCGCAgtggggctgagcagctcctgcctccgCCTCTGCCcgcctccagccctgccttccctgggcACTTTGTTCCCGGCCGCGGGAAGCGGGAGCGGGCACACTCGGCACGGCAGGGCACGGCCAGGGCCGCCCACAGCCCCACGGCATGGCCCCGTCCTGCGTGGGGAACAGGCTCTCCCCGTGGGGGCCCCACTGCTGAGAGCCGCCCAGGTCTGCAGGTGAGCCGGGGCAGCCCCTCTTTgctgacagcagggacagccctgccagggtCATGCAGTCCCACTGGGCTCCGGGGGCGAGGGTCAGAGGTGGGatctgcagggctggatgggtGCAGGGTGGGGGCCAGCCAGATCTCACCAGCCCTCCaccattcccaaatccctctgtaTATCCTTCTCTCTAAAACAACAGTTCCTTCCCACTGTGGCCCCCTCCTCTCTTTCATCCTCCTCTCCATCTCCCAGATCTCTGTCTCCTCATGGGTTGAAGCTGCCCTGGTGCTGGAGTGGCTCGTCCTGACACTGTGGGCCCCTGCCCATTCCCAGTGaggtgggggacagggacaaccCAGCCAGGGTGGAAGGGAACCCTCACACCCACTCTGCCCAGGGTCCCCTCGGGCCAGGGGATGAGGTGGACAGCAAGGGAAATGCCCGACCCCACTtgtgtccccagggaggtgTCCCAGCAGAGCATGCCTTGGCTGCTCTTCCAGGCGAAGGGAAGGATTGGAATTAGACCACATCCCCTTGTGCCAAGGCTTTGGCTGCACCAACCACGCGGCGATTAGGGACAAGGGTCCTTCTGCAGGATGTTTTGCATAATTTCCCCCTGTTTTGCAATTTCCAAGGGCTTAGGCGAGGAGAAAAGCCCTGTTTTTCCcatgctccagcagcagccagtccCAGGCTCACCcatcccctggcagcagctccaaaaTCTGCTATCACCTCCCCTCTCTGAgttcctgcctgctgctccatGATCCCCAACACCATGATTCCCATCCTGTCCCACCAGCAGGACTGCTCTGGCATTGACTACTCCTTCATTTTACTGGAGCCTTTCCAACACCCTCATGAATCcccggggcagggggagccctCAGATCCCACCAGGACTGGTACTGCCAGCAGGGCCAATGGACAGTTCTGGCTGGGCACACCTGAAGGACCAGGAGTCAGGGAAATGCTGCCAATGCTGTGGCCAAGGGCACCATGTGCCCTCAACGTGTGGCCCATGGCtggcccctgcccctgccactgGCCCATGGCTATTGCTGCATTTTCCAGGACCCCTTGCTCCTTCCTGGGAAAAATCAGAGGCCTCTCCAAAGACACCATCCTTGGGGGATgcacctgccatgggcaaggggTTCTGCAGTGTTACTTGTACATCCACAAAACGGGCAGAGCAAGAACATCACCTCTTCCTGCAGCACCTTCCATCTTCCTGCTTTAAGTCCTTTCCCTGCAGTCCCTTTCATCTCCCTGCTCCAAAtcctcttcctgcagcacatTCCATCTCCCTGTTCCACATCCTTCCCCTCCAGTACCTTCCATCTCTGTGCTCCAACAATCAATCCCAGTTCTTGGCTCACACCTTGATCCCTCCTCAAAAGCCCATGGCCAAGGATTGCTTTGCTAGGAATGTCAGCAAGGAATAGGAATGGGGCTGGTGGTGATGTGTCCTCAGGCTACAGCAATATGGTTCAGTAATTTCAGTCACTGATTTTTGTCCTGACTAAGATGAGGAAACAAGAAACCT
This genomic window from Prinia subflava isolate CZ2003 ecotype Zambia chromosome Z, Cam_Psub_1.2, whole genome shotgun sequence contains:
- the LOC134563735 gene encoding phosphatidylinositol 3,4,5-trisphosphate 5-phosphatase 2A-like, with product MVAAGWYHGDISQVVAEELLAKAGRDGSFLVRDSESVKGAYALCLLFQKHVYTYRILPDDEGLLSVQTIQGIQAKCFRTLPDLIGAYQHPNNGLVTSLLHPVHRQRPAEDSDGEDARGWGHTVPCAGAAPASRTHIPQQLHQRLQEQVHSSPASDFMGFMAEYLTHHVQDLEALCQGHPQLRHLSTALATACRALHGEIDFTLAGLETLARVFDAPASPRSPAREQGFLSSDPDLELLLNKISTVNHLLSSLEKKVLKSLQEMVSRHNLALPRVDVSPLPAARPLAVQNFEVKVGKSQRVALTVDVESGTVTVAKRGSGSPEEVIPQDKILQLIKYQSVQSKVRLVCARENQKSLSKDFIFPSARKREAFCQLLQLMKIQHSNLDEPEIISVYVGTWNMGSTPPPRSLASWLTSRGLGRAQDETTACIPHDIYVIGTQENSLGDREWVEFLCASLKTLMAVDYRVVALQCLWSIKIVVLVKPEHQRRISHVHTSSVKTGIANTLGNKGAVGVSFLFNGTSFGFVNCHLASGSEKTHRRNQNYSDILHSLALGDKHLVGFDLTLRFTHLFWFGDLNYRLDMDVQDILTHIVKKEFQALLAVDQLNLEREKNKVFLQFSEGDISFPPTYRYERGTRDTYVWQKSKPTGMRINVPSWCDRILWKSHPETHVVCNSYGCTDDIVTSDHSPVFATFEVGVTSQFVPKEAPGSSPEALACIEWESIEVMLKTTSRSKCYIEFHSYCLEEMQRSGENTFQNCDIPGFLKLGWSSKHLPVLNPILPDLEYLGDQHLLLSIKGVESCESFGECCLALRSAIGTTPQQFETFLFHRGEETGSVRGWMRVRVPRGRCGTRERLYEWISFEEEDAEPAAEPPMCPKIPPQRLRSRPRSLPEPATGYTNPAYFIFEGVPNAWAPAPGEAARKQAEGPVGGQPCRSPAGPRVPLPSEEEPWCGRPLCGPPSPSRGHPLSPHRAGHPKRPKSAVLARDAVGLGDCSLYVATHLSQLDQVSPQCRGDRQELPLRQTHHALEPPPRPCREGPRPLGKRGALGASDLEAQPPLPADLQPARM